The stretch of DNA CGGGACCCTTGCGCAACTGGTGGGTGATCAGCATCGTCTCGTCATGCTGCTGCTCGTGCTGGGCGACCATCCCGAACGCGAACCCCGCGTCCGTGAGCCCGGTACCGAAGCCGGCACCCGGCCCCTCCTCAGTGTGGAACGTGGCGTCCCCGAGGACGTCGAGGGCGCGCCCGCGCACCTCGGCCGCGTACCGCCTGGCCTCCTCCGGCGGCAGCAGCGGCAGTGTGGGACGCGCGGACCGCGGGTGCTCGAACGCGTCGTACAGCGAGTCGATCTCGGGGCGCATCGCCTCGCGTCCCGCGACGGCCCGCAGCAGCCACAGCTCCTCCTGATTGCCGATGTGCGCGAGGTCCCAGACGAGCGGCGACATCAGCGGCGAGTGCTGCGCCACCAGATCGGGCCCCTCCACCGAGTCGGTCAGCAGTGCCGTACGGTCACGAGCGGCCAGGAGCGCGGTGAGGGCCCGCCCGCGGAGCGTCTCCGCGTCGGTCGGCTGCGTGGTCATGAGTGTGCGTCCTTCCTGAGTTCCTTCGTCGCGGGGTCCGCCTCGGTCCCGGGGTCCGCCTCGGTCCCGGGGTCCGCGTCGTACGCCGGCTGTGCGGCGCGCGGGGCCGTCCGCCCCGTCCCCCCGGCGGTACGCGACGGAAGGCCGGGCGGTTCGAGGGTGAGCGGCCGGTCGAGCAGGTCGTCCGCCGGGCAGCGGCCCCTGGCCACGTACCGCTCCGTGAACGCGCCGACCGCGTCGGTGACCCGTGTCGTCGCGCCGAGCCTCGGCAGTGCCTCCCGCGCCGCGGCGAAACACGCCACGGCGGCCTCCCGCAGAACGGGCTCGGTGAGGCCATGACGTGCCGCGCCGAGCCAGAGCCGCCCACGCGGCGCCGCCTCGCCGTCCGAGGCGGGGTCGGCCAACGGCTTGACGGCCCGGTAGGCGGTCTCGGCCGCGGCCGGGTCGTCGAACAGCGCGGCCACGACGGCCAGCGGCACGATCCACCCGTCCTCGCCCTGCTGCGCGTCGATCATCCGTAGTTCGAGATGGCCCCGCGGCCGTACGGGGGGAAAGAGGGTGGTCAGGTGATAGGCGAGGTCGTCGCGGGTGGGACGCCTGGGGGCGCCGGAACGTGCCCAGGCCCGAAGAGTCAGCCCGTCCGGCACCTCCCAGGACGTACCGTCCGCGCGGATGCACATCACGGGGGAGTCCAGTACGTGGCTGGTCCAGGTCTCCCTGGGCTCACCGTTGAGCGGGGGAGCGGCCGACCTGCCGGGTTCGATTCCCGCCCAGAACGCCTGCCGGGTCGAGCGCCAGCCGGTGACCCGCCCGCCTTGGTAGGGGGAATTCGCGAAGGCCGCGACCAGCACGGGGCCCAGCAGACGGGCGAGCCGCCACCGCCTCCCGTAGCCGAGCGGCCCCGGTTCCTCATGGCCCGCGTCCACGCACACCTGCACGGAGGCCGAGGAACACATCATGTGCCGGCCGGAGGGACCTCTCCGGTCGAAGTACGCCTCCATCGCGTCGTAGCGCGGTTCGCGCAGCACTCTGGAGGCAGGACGCCAAGGGTCGGTGCCCTGTCCTGTGAGGGTGAGGTCCATGGAGCGGAGCGCCGCG from Streptomyces tsukubensis encodes:
- the egtA gene encoding ergothioneine biosynthesis glutamate--cysteine ligase EgtA, whose product is MSEADCTEHSTAVTEAEIEALVRGICFKTGPPGILGVEVEWLVHGQREPHLPVAADRLEAAYAALRELPLSSPLTVEPGGQLELSSRPAGSLMECVSEVSADLDAVRAALRSMDLTLTGQGTDPWRPASRVLREPRYDAMEAYFDRRGPSGRHMMCSSASVQVCVDAGHEEPGPLGYGRRWRLARLLGPVLVAAFANSPYQGGRVTGWRSTRQAFWAGIEPGRSAAPPLNGEPRETWTSHVLDSPVMCIRADGTSWEVPDGLTLRAWARSGAPRRPTRDDLAYHLTTLFPPVRPRGHLELRMIDAQQGEDGWIVPLAVVAALFDDPAAAETAYRAVKPLADPASDGEAAPRGRLWLGAARHGLTEPVLREAAVACFAAAREALPRLGATTRVTDAVGAFTERYVARGRCPADDLLDRPLTLEPPGLPSRTAGGTGRTAPRAAQPAYDADPGTEADPGTEADPATKELRKDAHS